tttaaaatgtgatgttaaaaataaaaccgaGCTCTTACAGAGACGCATGCAGCCCACTTTAGCATACCTCAACAGTGCACTGCATTGAACTTGGTAGAGACATCTCCTTCCTGTGTACGCTTTGTCCTCATCTCTTCTGTCTCTTTAAATCTCcgaaaatcaaaaatcaaaaccacaaATCAAAATTCTCTCAAAAAGAaacttttctcattcttttgaattttaaataataccCATTGAAGGAAAAAATCGTGGAGATTGCTGGATGCTCTTCTGGTTTCAGTTCCTCCTCTAATGATGTCTGGGCTAAACTTGGTATTTTcaacttctctttctttctacaGTTTGTGTTCTTTCTTATGTTATGCTCTCTCTGTTTCCTAAGAAAATGACTAACGAAACTGTTTTTAGTGAAGTTTAGTGTTGAAACTGACATTTTATTGGAAgttaaattgaaatgaaatgaacCCAGATGAGGAAATTtagcaaagaaagaaactttCTTGGGTTTGGGTTCTTAATTTTCGTTGTTTCATTTTTTGGAATGCGACCTGTTAATGTATGTGTGCATCCATGTTTGTTGAGGGATTGTTACTGTGAGAAAGTACTTTTGTTGAATGTGAGCGAATCTAATTATAGTGAGAGTACATTGGAGTTAGAAAGTTGGAgacttttttaacataaatcatGAATGATGAACGTAAAACCTAttgattaattcaattttactcTTTTGTACTGAACATTGGCCTTTTCTTGCCTAACCAAGTATCAAATACTATACAGTTCCTATTCCTATTTTGCATTGAGGGCCTGTAGAAGTCCGAACTGCCGATACCGGAGCCTTAGATATTTTCAATTCTATATGATAGTAGCTTCATTGTGCCTCCAATTTGTGTGACAATTCTGTTTGGTGCTGTTCGTGCTGAGAATCACATGCCCTGTTTACTTATTTGATCATTTGCAAAGTGACCGTGTAATCGAATTAACTGCAGTGTTTGACAGCAAGCTTTTCCTTGCGGTACCATCTGACTCAAGAGGTTACTTGTATTTCCTTGAACAGATCATTTTTTAGCTGCGCAATTCTTATCTCTTGTCTGAGAGGTCCGAAATCAATCTTGGGTACTAAGAGCTGTTCAATCAGttcatcaatttataatttaaggTTTTCTGAGTAAAGTTTTAAATAGGTTTTTCTTCTCTCAAAGTAAGGAAGTGGATGGTGCTATTGTCCTGTAAAATCCGAAAATCTAGTTTCCAATTGCTGAAAGAAGATTCTTATGGGCATGGTGGCGCTTTTTGCATTATTAGAGATCGAGGttgaaacttatttttcatttgtctAATATCATGGAGGAGTTGATTTATGTATagaaattgatataattaagtAGTAACCCTCCAGAAATCTAAGACATGAATTTCTATGTTATCAACTGTCTTACTAGACAATTGACTAAATCACAGGCAAAGGGTTACCTTCTTGTGGGAGACAAAGAGCTGTTTTTAGTTGATGAATCATATTGCTTATAACTCTTGACAAGTGCTTGTATTTTCaatctgtttttgttttctaaatctTTCAAGACTAAAGAAGTTCATGTTTGTGTTTTCTAAATCTTTCAAGGACTAATGAAGTTCTTGGCGATAATTTTATGCTGACATAAGATAAAGAACAACTAAAACCACTGTCTGACAGGTAAACAACAGGCAAACAGCTGAGTAGTATAAACATTTATGGGAATTTGTAGTCCTCTCTGCTCAGCTACCTTCTGTGGATGGTactttgtttcaattttaatctgtctggaattttattttctatggcGTTCTCATTCATGACTATGCATAGGCTATGTCTGGCCTGAAGCTTCACAAATGTCTGCTCTAACTAGCCTTTAATTACTTTGTAATAACAAAACCTCTGTTGTCTTACAAGAGGTGGAATCAGTTACCGCTAAACATCACTGGTGATAGATCATTTGACgagcttttaatttatataatatttatgaatttgtaaAGTGGATTCCTCTCTACGCCTTCTGGAAAAAATGCTGTTCTTGCTGACTTGCTGTTTTCTTCAAGTGGGTCAACATAaatgtttaaatgttttttttttttagtttctctgTTGTGTCCCTAAATTTTTGGTGCAGTGATTGTCATGGCAAATTGATCTCCTTTCTGCTATACTGGTTTCGGATTTCAATGCCTAAATATGTGTACAGTTGGTTTTAAGCAGTATAGAAGCTTGTCTAAGCAAGTGGTTcgatttatgtttttcaatatatgatttttagaaACTATACTCGATGTTTCAATGAAGAGTGTGGTTCATGTATGCTCTCGATTTCATGAGTCTTTTAGAAggtgtttgaaaaatatagttgtggttgttttttaaagtattttttatttagaaaaatacgttaaaaatattttttttatttttaaaaaaattaatttttagattagcatctcaaaataattttaaaaatataaaaaatatattaatttaaaaaatatatatattaaaacttttttaaaattatttttgaaaaacactttcaaatagGCTCTTAAACTTGAAGGAAATTCTCGAGCAAGCCATGGCCCATTTTAAGGTATGGTCCCTCCATtcatgatgaagaagagattgaaAGTGGAATTGGATACCCTGTCGAAAaatgcattcttttttttttttttttttttggtaatagaTGAAGGTGGTTAGAACAATTAGTGGTGGTTTTGGTAACTTTGGGgcgtttgttttttgttgttgaaaatgtgttatgtaattttttaaattttatttttcatttaaaattaattttttttaatattttaaatcatattaaaaataatttttaaaaaaataaaaaatatatattattttcatataaaattcattttaaaaaataaatattattatattttcagatattttattcatctttttCATCCAACTTTTTCATAGTTGAGTGAGATAggactaatatttttattttcatataaaaatcatcTAATATCATTATCAAATGCAATCAAACATGTCCAAAATCTTCAATCGATGATTTACGAAAgatgtgttaatattattatttttaatattaaacttaaatattttttatttaaaattattatttttagatttttagattattttaatgtgttaatattaataattatttttataaaaaaaaattatatatttttgaatagaaaacattttaaatcgtAACTTCatttaaacttttaaacacCCTTTTAACTTATttcccataaataaaaactaattttgtcTACCACAGCTTCTCTTTGTATATTATGCATATAATTACATAGTTGTAATTATTAAACCTTTTaacttttaacttgaaaaatctgaaaaacaaaacctaatccaagttaggttttattttataataaaaaaatgtaataacaaatatattttcaattacttgattaacttaataatttgaacatgaaaaatatcaatttaatcaaACTCAGTTAACacgattatatttttaatgacttgattaacttgttaaaatctaattagattaacaccaaaaaaattaaaaaaaaataacaaaataacatcatttcaataaaaaaataatttattggagATGAActaataatttagattttttaaaaaaaaattagttctcAGATTATATATACGAACACCTCAGTAATGGATTGTTGGGCATGAATTTTCCCCTCTTTCGTGACCTCCAATTTCCTTAAcgtgttttgaatattttgtgTTGAATCAATTATTATCGGGAACTTAAATTTTGAATCATGGAAGACAGACAGGacaagagattaaaaaataaaaaaaaataaataattttttttaaaaaaaaagggggtccTTCGCCTCTCATATGTCCCTTTCAGAACTGAACATTGCTTAGACCATCCATTACTCCCTCAAATAGAACAATGTGacaaagggagaagaaaacaaaggagtTAGGTAAAGGGTATGGCATGCTCTTTTCCTTCTAGAAGGCAAGTCCAGTCCTCAAATTTACCATACGATGCCGTTTGTTTCCcagttcgaaaatatttttaaaaaataaaaaacaattattagtaCAGTGTCGACCTAACTGtattaattaaagaaactaGGTAAGAGTTAAAAGAAGCATATGAAAGAGACAACATTAAAAAGGAACAGGAAGCAGCAGAAGCAAGAATTTATGAGAAGAGACAGAGGGTAGTTGTCTATCTGACATAGCCCTTCTACCTACCAAAAACAACATGCTCTTTTCCAACCTCAACACTCATGATCTGCTAATGAGACCCATCCTTGTAATATTCTCCTCTTTTGCATTTAGCCTTTCTTTTATAGTGTTCTTAAACCACAACAATAGCTGATCGGGTGTAAATCTCGAGtctgaattatattttagaattttatttataaatttaagttatctgtttaatatattattataattttaaataaaatttaaaatttaaaataacacatTTCTGTTAAAGTTTTAAGTTCGAAAACCtcttatttaaaatgatatgttaaagaattatataaaatcatatattataatattattttataatttaagttattagattgagATTGTTCTTTGAGATTAACCATGTTAATATAGATGATACAAgtcaattaatttctttaaaagaaattaaagtgatattattgttttgacTCTGTATATTATATTGAACTGTTTTATCAAATCACATTAAATCAAttcctaaataattttattaatcgagtcaataataatttaaaggtcGGGTTATAGATCGGTTAAGTGTAATGgtagtgtatttttttagagtAATTGTAAACAAATTAGATCAATTAACttcaatagtatttttttattttccttgcaaACCTTAACCTAATTCATGGGAAGTTAAATTATGATTTCCTTGTTTAGCCACGAGGGGCAAATTCTAGGGGGATAAAAATAGCAATGCACTTGATTTGGGGTTGTTGGCATTAAAAGTCTCTGTTCATAATTAGGGCATAAGATCGTCCTGTTTTTGATACCTTACAATTTCAAACAGGTTTATAGGaatcctatttttatttctgtCAATTTGGTGCTTCCATGAATTCTTCGTATATACTTCACATTTAACTATTTTGGGCAGTAGAAACTTCCAATGTAATTATGAGATGATGATGTTGGATAAAATTAGgagttcaaatttaaaattactaaaaaaattaaaggataaaattaattaaaaaattaataaaaaaacaatattaaagaaaaaaattgaaaaaaaaaaattaagagagagagaaaaacaaaagagagaaatcaaaacctgaaaagaaatCACCCAAGTAAACTTGAGTTGACCTTCTTAATCTACTATCTAAGTTATGGAACTGAGTTAACCTAAAAAAGCAACTAAAGAACTACAAAGCATAATCGAGAAGTTCGATTTCAATCAAGTTAAGGTcgcagtatgaaaaaaaaaaaattaacttccaaAATGGATTAAAAAAGGGTGATTTAAGTCAACCTATGTAAACCCATCAAACTCACTtacatagaaagcaaataaaaaaaagattatggaaCTCAATTCTCAACTAACCCAATATTgacaaatgaatgaaaaaatcaacttaaaaaatgataagaaaaaaatactcgAGTCAACCTATGTTAACTTTCAAAAACTGCGACCTGGGTTAAGAGATTGTGATAACCATATTaagagtaaattaaaaaaattatgaaactcaattatcgactaattaactaaatattgaacgaagaaaccaaaaataatgatttaaaaaaaaatcactaaaaacaaaCGATTTAAGTCAATCcaagttaacttttcaaacccgTGATCCAAGATTatcccatagaaaaaaaaataacaattataagaaataaaattgaaaaattaatcaagttttaaaaagaatagaaaagaaataattatcaaaagaataagaaaaaaataattataaaagaaaatttacgaAGCAATGCACAAAAATCAAGCTAATGATAGAGAAAATAGAGATTAGAGGAGAAAAAAAGGTTGTAGGCAGTAGGCACCATATCGCAACCCCAACCTCTACACATACAGCCCTAAATGGAAGAATCCACCAAGATGATTCAAGAAAGACCATGGAAGACCTCCTTTAAATGTCAAAGGAGGCCATTCACGCCTTCACATGCGGCGACACTCCTCACATAATGGCATGTGAGTGCACGCGCTAGCCATTCTTCTCATGCcccttcaatttcatctttcctCTTGTTTTAGTTCAAATTTCATTACTCAAaccttaattattttagatCAATATTAACTGCATgccataattttttcttgacatCACTATACCTCTATACAGGGGTGGAACTAGAGAAAGATAAGTAGAGGCTTGAGtcctgtaaaatattttaatttttttatttaatatttaaatataaaataatataatatttttattttaaataaataagttttttaataatatatcttgttatattaattttgacatcTCTTATCGAATGCTACCAACtccgccctctctctctctctctctctctatatatatatatatatatatatatatatatatatatatatatatatatatatatatatatatatatataaccaaaacAAACTAATAAGTTCAATCCAAATGAATACAATTCAAaagcatcaaataaaaaagctaagtaattaaaaaaaaaaaaggatgaacatttttcactacccatccaatttaatccctaatgtcataaaaaaataggCTAAATATTTGTTCAATCTTCAAATTCAGTGTCCAAAACTTTAATTGTCTTAAATCAATAAAACCTTATTTTATCTCAACAAACCAAGCGATGGAATTTTCCTCAACTTTGTGCGACCCCCTAACCTGGTAACAAAATAAATCACCAAATCTAATTCCAAACTAAATTAAGGTGaaagaaacaaattgaaaaaaaaattaattaagggaccaaagtgaaaaaaaagctgaaggaaaaaaataattaaaaaaataaaagcactaTGAAAACTAATATATACAATTCACAATGTTTCTCTCTACTGCTATAGTGAATAacccataattgttttttaattgtaactGTAATGTGTTCGTAATCTTGTCAAATATAATAGAATGACAATAACAACAGTGTTTTCATTCAATGAAACATAAaacttcaaggaccaaaatatcaatttagtaAAAATGATATTCAAAGTAAAACCTCTAAGTAAAttaccataaaataaatataaaacattcaTTAATTATCCGAGAAATTAAGTTCCtattaaaacttgaaagaaattaataagagCAAAAACTAAAGCCAAAACTCAGCATGGAACAATTTTTCTAAACTGTTGGGATTAATTTCTCTTAAACCCTCCATGGTTTACATACATGTGAACTAGCCTTATCAAACTGATCCCTGATGGTCATCAAGCATCCAAAGGTCTGTAAAATCTATAAAGACTATCAGCTGTTACAAATTTTTCCACGGCATTACAGCAACTACATGCTTGACTGTTCTTGAACCCTCGATTGTAAGAACACAAACATGCTGTTCTATGGACAACAGCAGAGGCACCGGAGGTAGGAGTAGCAGAGGTCCCAAACAATTGATATGTGACTGCTTGTTCTTGATGCTGTTGGTTTGCTTGGTTTGAATCGTTAAGATCATTGATAGAAGAAAGTTGAGATTGACATGGAAGGCCAATAGAGAGCTCAAGATTGAGTTTATGATTTGGATACACTTCTAATTCTGTTGTCACGCCACTGCTACTATTGGAATCTTCAGCAGAGTCACCGCTGCCACCTACCTTGATAATACTTGAATCGCTAGCCTTCTTGACTATGTTGCTCATCATAAACTCTGGCTGGGCTTGAACAAATGAATAGTTTTGTTCTTCATGTTTAAAGTTAGTAATCCTTTTGGTGCCCATGTTGCTATTTTTATTGCTGGTGCTGTTTGTGGTGGTGGAAGtggtggaggaggtggtggaggaGTTGAGTGGACGGTGAGTTTGAGGATCAATTCCACGGCTAAAGAGCTTTCTCTTGATATGAGTATTCCAATAATTCTTTATCTCATTGTCAGTTCTTCCTGGCAGCCTAGCAGCAATGAGAGACCACCTGGAggattttcaagaaattaaaaaacaaaaaattagaacCAAAACTCGTCATAACCAGTTGAGATTTTGTTCTTGTGAAAAGAGATATAGCTCTAAAAGTTCATCAAAAGTTGAATATTGGAAACAAATACTGCTGCCATTTTTTCCAAagaaagctttttgcttttattggaagaaattaaacaaaagcaAAGCACTCACTTGTTTCCAAGTAAGCTGTGAAGGTTGATGATGAGTTCATCTTCCTCGTCACTGAAGTTTCCTCTCTTGAGATCAGGCCTCAGGTAGTTTATCCACCTCAGTCTACAACTTTTGCCACATCGAAGcaaacctaaaacaaaaatcaataaaagatatgAAGggtgatcttcttcttcttcttcttcttcatggcaCAAAGAgcggagagaaaagagagaagaaataaaaaaaaaagttaccagCTGCCTTAGGGAGAGACCTCCAACAACCTTCACCATGAGACTTGATATAATTAACGAGgcgttcatcttcttccttagTCCACGCACCTTTGTTGGTGTGTTCTTTCTCACAACAAGGAGATCTGCCCAtgatcttcttccttttcttctttgtgTCCAAATCAAGAGAGAAGAGACGTGACGAGAGGGGGCTAAAAAGAGGATGTGTTTGTGTTAGAAATGCGGGAAAAGTCGAAGAAAACTGCTGGGAGAAGAATGCAAGAGAAGGGAAGATATATATGTAAATGAGAGGTGGTGAGAGAGAGCAGGGCTGCAATGCAATTGACTTGGACACTAtacaattatttaatatttgttttcaagtAATGGCACGGGATTTGACTAAGTTGGTGAGAAAGATGAGTGGTTACAATTAAGTTAGTGCTGGATTTGGTAGGTAGCTCTACTTTCTTTCCATTTATTGGGAGTCAATTGTCTTTCACCTCTTGAAATTTGTATATCCTTTTTTCGGTTTCATTTctctattttgttaaaaaaaaaatggatttttttaatttattttaatgggttgatgttgaaataaaaaaaaatatcatttaaatatatttttaattaaaaaatatcataaattacaataccaaacaaattaaaaatatccatACTCACCTAACTTTTTAAACAAGAGAGGAGGGGATGGTGGTTCTGAGGTAGCCCTACATGACCAGCTTCAAGCATAAATGCATGACGAAtagtttatttgttaatattataattatttattattttatccattgttgttttttaattaaggggagtatatcatttttgtttaatCCATTTTTCTAATGAGCTTGAACAATTCTCTTTCAATAAAATGATTTCAACAAGAGAAATTAGGTAGACCCccaaaaaaagcataaaataaaataaaaatcaactcaCATCTTGTGAGAAATTTAAAGAAGATAAGAACCCATCTCATGTAGTGTATAGAGTTCAAGACTCATTAAGCCCTCCTTTCCCTCcctaccaagaaaaaaaaaaatcacaataccAACCTTACCAAACCCTTGCCAGCATTTACTTCagtttttatccatttttatcTGCCTATTTAATTTTGCTATGACATTGCAAATGGACCTTGATGGTGGGGTATTGCCATATCAGGAAATGCTGCAAATTTTAGGGGTgaagaaggtaaaaaaaaacaaaaaaacaaaaaacaaaatatagaagTTGTGCAGTACCTACCATAGcaaataaaactatttaaagaATGCTTTGTATTGTTGtaatgtgtgttttttaaagtatattttttgtttaaaaattatttttaatatcaatactgaaaaataatatgaaaacactaaataaaattaatttaaaataaaatttttttaatttttttaaaatataaaaacaaaacagactTTTAGTAACATAAAagatatagaaaataaagatagatataatatattttctttgtatttcatgttcaaaaagtacaaaaatctaatgttctaaaaacatatataaaaatatatatctttcttcaatcaaataaacatatttatttttttcaaaaatatttttaaaacgtaaaaaataTACAGATTCTTAATAACATGAGTTGCTGttttgaaacagaaaaaaaaataaaaaataaaaatctatattttatattttaaaaatataaaaatccaatgttccataaacaaatttatttttatctttttaacttaataaattttgatttatattatctttatctcttttatctcaaaattACAATGAAACAGTATCTTCAAAGAATAATGATTTGCTTTACACTTTCAACTCACTATCAATCTTATCCTCtgattctcttccttttttaacttttctatAAAATGTTCAtcctctttccttttattaataattttgttttattattttatgcaaAAGGGTTCTAGAAGAAGAGCACGAGACGAGAGACTTAAACTTGCTCCACTGACTCTGGTCAATTTTCGGGACCCAGAAGATACAACAGGTAACTAACTTCCCCTACCCTCCACGATTGAGATGATTTACGGTGCACAAGATGTTCTAGAAGA
This genomic stretch from Populus alba chromosome 19, ASM523922v2, whole genome shotgun sequence harbors:
- the LOC118051940 gene encoding transcription repressor MYB6 translates to MGRSPCCEKEHTNKGAWTKEEDERLVNYIKSHGEGCWRSLPKAAGLLRCGKSCRLRWINYLRPDLKRGNFSDEEDELIINLHSLLGNKWSLIAARLPGRTDNEIKNYWNTHIKRKLFSRGIDPQTHRPLNSSTTSSTTSTTTNSTSNKNSNMGTKRITNFKHEEQNYSFVQAQPEFMMSNIVKKASDSSIIKVGGSGDSAEDSNSSSGVTTELEVYPNHKLNLELSIGLPCQSQLSSINDLNDSNQANQQHQEQAVTYQLFGTSATPTSGASAVVHRTACLCSYNRGFKNSQACSCCNAVEKFVTADSLYRFYRPLDA